The following proteins come from a genomic window of Bactrocera tryoni isolate S06 chromosome 1, CSIRO_BtryS06_freeze2, whole genome shotgun sequence:
- the LOC120782206 gene encoding serine/threonine-protein phosphatase 5 → MSAAQVEVQQNNEDKTLDGVSKAVAKGTDSTASTLNNALNENNNAVEKTTKMDTSTTTQEATNNGVDEQKDLAENYKNQGNELLKNKEFTKAIEMYTKAIELCPCAIYYANRSLAHLREESFGYALQDGIAAVKADPTYLKGYYRRAAAQMSLGKFKQALADFEYVSKCRPNDKDAKLKYTECNKIVKMRAFERAIAVDTPEKTLAEMYKELEDIAIEDAYTGPALKDNKVTLEFMLELMEHYKNQKILHRKYAYKILCDVDEYMRTQPSLVDINVPDESKFTICGDIHGQFYDLMNIFKINGLPSPTNPYLFNGDFVDRGSFSVECIFTLFGFKLLYPNHFFMSRGNHESINMNHMYGFTGEVSAKYTSRMADMFTRVFNWLPLCHCINKKILVMHGGLFSKDNVVLDDLRCIDRNCQPPEEGLMCELLWSDPQAWPGRGPSKRGVGIQFGPDVTKTFCKRNNLDYVVRSHEVKDMGYEVTHDGQCITVFSAPNYCDTMGNMGAFITIKGNDLKPNFKSFESVPHPDVKPMAYANSLMSMLSM, encoded by the exons ATGTCGGCGGCGCAAGTTGAAGTGCAGCAAAACAACGAGGATAAAACATTGGATGGAGTGAGTAAAGCAGTCGCTAAAGGCACCGACTCAACCGCCTCCACCCTCAATAATGCGTTAAATGAGAATAATAATGCAGTGGAAAAGACCACTAAAATGGATACGTCAACAACAACGCAAGAGGCAACTAACAATGGTGTCGATGAACAAAAGGATTTAgcagaaaattacaaaaatcagGGAAATGAGCTGTTAAAAA ATAAGGAATTCACTAAAGCAATTGAAATGTACACGAAAGCTATAGAGTTATGTCCCTGTGCAATATACTATGCCAACCGTTCACTAGCTCATCTGCGAGAAGAGAGTTTTGGTTACGCTCTGCAAGATGGCATTGCCGCTGTTAAAGCGGATCCAACGTACTTGAAGGGCTATTACCGTCGTGCCGCAGCTCAAATGTCACTTGGTAAATTCAAGCAAGCGTTAGCCGACTTTGAATAT gTCTCAAAATGTCGACCCAATGACAAAGATGCTAAACTTAAGTATACggaatgcaataaaatagttaaaatgcGTGCTTTCGAACGTGCCATCGCGGTTGATACACCCGAAAAAACGTTAGCCGAAATGTACAAAGAATTAGAAGATATAG cTATCGAAGATGCTTATACGGGGCCGGCCCTCAAAGATAACAAAGTAACATTGGAATTCATGTTGGAACTAATGGAGcattacaaaaaccaaaaaatcttGCACCGTAAATACGCTTATAAA ATACTCTGCGATGTTGACGAATATATGCGGACGCAACCCTCGCTCGTTGACATTAATGTACCCGATGAATCGAAATTTACAATTTGTGGCGATATTCATGGTCAGTTCTATGATCTTATGAATATCTTCAAAATAAATGGCTTGCCATCGCCGACGAATCCATATCTATTCAATGGCGATTTCGTTGATAGAGGCTCATTTTCTGTTGAGTGTATATTCACACTTTTCGGTTTTAAACTTTTATACCCGAATCACTTCTTTATGTCTCGTG GCAACCATGAGAGCATTAACATGAATCACATGTACGGCTTCACTGGTGAAGTATCGGCAAAATATACCTCCCGCATGGCTGATATGTTTACGCGTGTATTCAATTGGTTGCCGCTCTGCCATTGCATCAATAAGAAGATTCTTGTTATGCATGGTGGTCTGTTTTCGAAAGACAATGTCGTTTTAGATGACTTACGCTGCATCGACCGCAACTGCCAGCCACCCGAGGAGGGACTCATGTGTGAACTATTATGGTCCGATCCGCAGGCATGGCCAGGTCGTGGACCCTCGAAACGTGGTGTGGGCATACAATTCGGACCCGATGTTACAAAGACATTTTGTAAACGAAATAATCTGGATTATGTTGTACGCAGTCATGAAGTCAAAGATATGGGCTACGAAGTCACACACGATGGCCAATGCATTACAGTGTTTTCCGCACCTAATTACTG CGATACTATGGGCAACATGGGCgcatttataacaataaaaggCAATGATTTGAAACCGAATTTCAAGTCATTCGAATCTGTG CCTCATCCTGATGTAAAGCCAATGGCATATGCAAACAGCTTAATGAGCATGCTCTCCATGTAG
- the LOC120766309 gene encoding uncharacterized protein LOC120766309, whose protein sequence is MAMNNLSIDGEFRYIIQWFNEWSELQRDDFVPVMLEYLQQGGPNEVYMNGIVNSVSQSSIQDKPMSLFQCRIKLFREWNKKWPAELKLKLQEKVTEIDSKVGEKITNEITPNANEHVNGCNGDTVAAETGDEVNEENAENKITPEVVDESNEVAEVSGNLESHIVEALNNETPVDDNNTNENTNPISTVVTDTAIENSINNAQLLLEPDEQVQIQAQSALEENIAVVDSIATTTATVA, encoded by the exons ATGGCTATGAACAATTTATCAATTGATGGCGAGTTCCGTTACATCATACAGTGGTTTAACGAGTGGAGTGAGTTGCAACGCGATGACTTTGTACCGGTGATGTTAGAGTATCTACAGCAGGGAGGCCCTAACGAGGTTTATATGAACGGCATTGTAAATTCTGTGTCCCAAAGCAGCATTCAAGATAAGCCAATGAGTTTATTCCAATGCAGG atAAAACTCTTCCGCGAGTGGAACAAAAAATGGCCTGCAGAATTAAAATTGAAGTTGCAGGAAAAAGTTACCGAAATAGATTCGAAAGTGGGCGAAAAGATCACAAACGAAATTACGCCTAATGCTAACGAACATGTGAATGGTTGTAACGGCGATACAGTCGCGGCAGAAACAGGCGATGAAGTTAATGAAGAAAATGCAGAGAATAAAATAACTCCTGAAGTAGTAGACGAATCTAATGAGGTTGCAGAGGTGTCAGGTAATTTGGAGAGCCATATTGTAGAAGCACTAAATAATGAAACTCCAGTCGATGACAATAATACGAATGAAAACACAAATCCTATATCAACCGTGGTCACAGATACTGCTATCGAAAATTCTATTAATAATGCACAGTTACTTTTGGAACCAGATGAACAAGTTCAAATACAAGCACAAAGTGCattagaagaaaatatagctgTAGTCGATAGCATTGCAACTACCACTGCCACTGTCGCATAA
- the LOC120782502 gene encoding uncharacterized protein LOC120782502, with translation MRRWSCLLILYTFYKVILGISLSTGVPKCNCIPVKECEPIAYLLLNHKPHEADMIYKIVQSAGCGYAGLDPLVCCPTTYANHKITTRLHATDIDAYRSTDPDVWVWGSTQFPTGIDALTEMLLAASSTTDGRTTKRRSKEFYDETDVFDFIDPKTQRNFPHSFYEESVASHEVNGEGKKHYGSGGSDQKNFKQHSHKHHHNFGEDSYFPHHNRHHEYEYDRENVYDSNEYGAGEEEYPRIFFRPINDGPIVYPDDRRLNRPLKFPTTTVTTTTTTTTTTTTTTKKPTRKPLEQSKVNVARCGMADMDAGTGERLYPWISRIAYINKTSNVISYRCSGSVVSQSHILTAAHCVINLVSDLQLSHVRIGGVALSPNCTANSTENCTIASRIYQIAEVRVHPSYDQPKYANDIALVKIIGEANDYTPICLPPNLSASVRDQLIGSPGIALGWTADVEGNDTSSPRVRYLNLPIVNTTECAITYAKFSENFNDPIVITPSQLCAQGGPMNDVCRGDSGGPFMDDGSSGLINTSGRHTLLGIVAFGPTKCGMSNIPGVYTRVSSYLGWIIESISLS, from the exons atgcgCCGGTGGAGTTGTTTGCtgattttgtatacattttataaag tCATCCTCGGCATTTCCCTGTCCACCGGTGTGCCCAAATGTAATTGCATACCCGTTAAAGAGTGCGAACCAATTGCTTATTTGCTCTTGAATCACAAACCACATGAAGCTGACATGATATACAAAATAGTACAGAGTGCCGGTTGTGGTTATGCCGGTCTGGATCCGCTTGTGTGTTGCCCCACAACCTATGCAAACCACAAAATTACGACGCGACTACATGCAACCGACATCGATGCCTACCGCAGCACAGATCCCGATGTTTGGGTGTGGGGCAGTACACAATTTCCCACAGGCATCGACGCACTCACCGAAATGTTGTTGGCCGCAAGCTCCACCACCGATGGCAGAACAACTAAACGCAGATCTAAAGAATTTTACGATGAAACGGATGTGTTTGATTTTATAGATCCAAAAACACAAAGAAACTTTCCACATTCATTCTACGAAGAATCAGTTGCCTCTCATGAAGTGAATGGTGAGGGAAAGAAACACTACGGAAGTGGAGGTTCggatcaaaaaaatttcaagcaacaTTCACATAAGCATCACCATAATTTTGGCGAAGATAGTTACTTTCCACATCACAATCGTCATCACGAATACGAATATGATCGTGAAAATGTGTACGATAGCAATGAATATGGCGCAGGTGAAGAGGAATATCCACGCATTTTCTTTAGACCCATCAATGATGGTCCCATTGTTTATCCGGATGATAGACGCTTAAATCGGCCACTAAAAtttccaacaacaacagtaacaacaacaactacgacGACGACAACAACGACAACCACTACTAAGAAGCCAACGCGTAAACCGTTAGAACAATCCAAAGTGAATGTAGCACGCTGTGGCATGGCTGATATGGACGCCGGCACTGGCGAACGCTTGTACCCCTGGATTTCGCGCATAGCATACATTAATAAAA CCAGCAATGTCATCAGCTACCGTTGTTCCGGTTCCGTTGTCAGTCAATCGCATATTCTCACCGCGGCGCACTGTGTCATAAATCTCGTGAGCGATCTGCAGCT CTCTCATGTGCGCATCGGCGGTGTGGCACTGTCCCCAAATTGCACTGCCAACAGCACCGAAAATTGCACTATTGCATCGCGTATCTATCAAATCGCCGAAGTACGCGTACATCCCAGCTATGATCAGCCGAAGTACGCCAATGATATTGCATTGGTGAAAATTATCGGCGAAGCCAATG ATTACACACCAATTTGCTTACCACCAAATCTATCGGCTTCTGTACGTGATCAGCTTATAGGCAGCCCTGGTATAGCGCTCGGATGGACAGCGGATGTTGAAG GTAACGACACAAGTAGTCCACGGGTGCGTTATCTGAATTTGCCGATCGTAAATACGACTGAGTGTGCAATTACCTATGCGAaattcagtgagaatttcaatGATCCCATCGTAATCACGCCTTCACAATTGTGTGCTCAAGGTGGCCCAATGAATGACGTTTGTAGAG GTGACAGTGGTGGTCCGTTCATGGATGATGGTTCCTCCGGTCTCATAAATACAAGTGGCCGTCATACTTTATTGGGTATTGTGGCTTTCGGACCGACAAAGTGTGGTATGTCGAATATACCAGGAGTTTATACGCGTGTTAGCTCCTACTTAGGATGGATCATAGAAAGTATTAGCTTAAGTTAG
- the LOC120782503 gene encoding serine protease easter-like yields MMGIRLNIYLFLVIVTTLRLHFATAATSGDSCFTPSAMSGSCINLEECRYLYELVLDPNLSRNDRMYLRSSQCGYKNGKVLICCPPNYLKLSATTTPHPAQADTAMVFPESVALKTTATTTSSSVNIKANNSQLLPNFPECGNMLENRIYGGTETAIDEFPWLALLEYTNRNGGKGFHCGGVLINDRYVLTAAHCVFEKDIPFGWRLTSVRLGEWDTRTDPDCTADGCAPKYRSNYIERTTTHPGYGKHNDPNDIALVRLTASVPFSDYIKPICLPRSQSLRNATFLNYVMDAAGWGKTEKTNNNPVKLKTTIKIKDFSGCVDKYSVLYNIPLESSQLCAGGDGDNDTCSGDSGGPLMFQDIVNGKPVYFVAGIVSFGPSLCGVAGWPAIYTRVGAFIDWIESSIEP; encoded by the exons ATGATGGGAATCAGGTtgaatatttacttatttttggtGATTGTGACAACACTTCGGCTACATTTCGCCACAGCTG CAACAAGCGGTGACTCCTGCTTTACGCCAAGTGCCATGTCAGGATCTTGCATTAACTTGGAAGAATGTCGCTACCTCTACGAATTGGTGCTAGATCCAAATCTTTCGCGAAACGATCGTATGTATTTGCGTAGCAGTCAGTGTGGATATAAAAATGGCAAAGTACTG ATATGTTGTCCACCAAATTATCTAAAACTAAGCGCTACTACAACTCCCCATCCAGCACAAGCTGACACAGCCATGGTTTTCCCAGAATCGGTTGCTTTAAAGACAACTGCAACCACCACCTCTTCCAGCGTCAACATTAAGGCCAACAATTCACAATTACTACCAAATTTTCCAGAATGCGGTAATATGCTTGAGAATCGTATTTATGGTGGCACCGAGACGGCGATAGATGAGTTTCCTTGGCTGGCCTTATTGGAGTACACAAACC gTAATGGCGGAAAAGGGTTTCATTGTGGCGGAGTATTAATAAACGATCGATATGTGTTAACAGCGGCGCATTGCGTTTTTGAGAAAGACATTCCATTTGGTTGGCGTTTGACCAGCGTACGTTTAGGCGAATGGGACACACGCACTGATCCCGACTGCACAGCGGATGGTTGTGCGCCCAAGTATAGAAGTAACTACATTGAACGGACCACAACACACCCAGGTTATGGAAAACATAATGACCCTAACGACATAGCTTTGGTACGGCTCACAGCATCGGTGCCATTCAGTGATTATATCAAACCAATTTGTTTACCGAGATCACAAAGCCTTCGTAATGCTACATTCTTAAATTATGTAATGGATGCGGCCGGTTGGGGTAAAACTGAGAAGACTAATAATAATCCCGTTAAATTGAAAACCACCATTAAGATTAAAGACTTCAGCGGATGTGTAGACAAATATTCggttttatataatatacctTTGGAGAGTTCACAATTGTGTGCCGGTGGTGACGGGGACAACGATACTTGTAGCGGCGATTCTGGTGGTCCACTAATGTTTCAAGATATCGTAAATGGTAAACCGGTTTATTTTGTGGCGGGTATAGTATCGTTTGGTCCTAGTTTATGCGGTGTTGCTGGTTGGCCGGCGATTTACACCAGAGTTGGCGCTTTTATAGATTGGATTGAGAGCTCAATAGAACCATAG